A genome region from Kogia breviceps isolate mKogBre1 chromosome 13, mKogBre1 haplotype 1, whole genome shotgun sequence includes the following:
- the SGK1 gene encoding serine/threonine-protein kinase Sgk1 isoform X5 gives MKEEAIKSPLKAFMKQRRMGLNDFIQKIANNSYACKHPEVQSILKISQPQEPELMNANPSPPPSPSQQINLGPSSNPHAKPSDFHFLKVIGKGSFGKVLLARHKAEEAFYAVKVLQKKAILKKKEEKHIMSERNVLLKNVKHPFLVGLHFSFQTADKLYFVLDYINGGELFYHLQRERCFLEPRARFYAAEIASALGYLHSLNIVYRDLKPENILLDSQGHIVLTDFGLCKENIEHNSTTSTFCGTPEYLAPEVLHKQPYDRTVDWWCLGAVLYEMLYGLPPFYSRNTAEMYDNILNKPLQLKPNITNSARHVLEGLLQKDRTKRLGAKDDFMEIKNHVFFSLINWDDLINKKITPPFNPNVSGPSDLRHFDPEFTEEPVPNSIGRSPDSILLTASVKEAAEAFLGFSYAPPVDSFL, from the exons ATGAAAGAGGAGGCTATAAAATCCCCTTTGAAAG CTTTCATGAAACAGAGAAGGATGGGCCTGAACGACTTTATTCAGAAGATTGCCAATAACTCCTATGCATGCAAACA CCCTGAAGTTCAGTCCATTTTGAAAATCTCCCAACCTCAGGAGCCTGAGCTCATGAATGCCAACCCTTCTCCTCCA CCAAGTCCTTCTCAGCAAATTAACCTGGGCCCATCATCCAATCCTCATGCTAAACCATCTGACTTTCACTTCTTGAAAGTGATCGGGAAGGGCAGTTTTGGAAAG GTTCTCCTGGCAAGACACAAAGCCGAAGAAGCATTCTATGCAGTCAAAGTTTTACAGAAGAAAGCGATCCTGAAAAAGAAGGAG GAAAAGCATATTATGTCGGAGCGGAATGTTCTCCTGAAGAACGTGAAACACCCTTTCCTGGTGGGCCTTCACTTCTCTTTCCAGACGGCTGACAAACTGTACTTTGTCCTAGACTACATTAACGGTGGAGAG TTGTTCTACCATCTCCAGAGGGAGCGATGCTTCCTGGAACCACGGGCTCGGTTCTATGCTGCTGAAATAGCCAGTGCCTTGGGTTACCTGCACTCTCTGAACATCGTTTATAG agactTAAAGCCAGAGAATATTTTGCTGGATTCACAGGGACACATTGTCCTTACTGACTTTGGACTCTGCAAGGAGAACATTGAACACAATAGCACGACGTCCACCTTCTGCGGCACACCCGAG TATCTTGCACCTGAGGTGCTTCATAAGCAGCCTTATGATAGGACCGTGGACTGGTGGTGTCTGGGGGCCGTCTTATATGAGATGCTGTATGGCCTG CCTCCCTTTTATAGCCGAAACACAGCTGAGATGTACGACAACATTCTGAACAAACCCCTCCAGTTGAAGCCAAATATTACAAATTCTGCAAGACACGTCCTGGAGGGCCTCCTGCAGAAGGACAGGACGAAGAGGCTTGGTGCCAAGGATGACTTT ATGGAGATTAAGAATCACGTCTTCTTCTCCCTAATTAACTGGGATGATCTCATTAATAAGAAGATTACTCCCCCTTTTAACCCAAATGTG AGTGGACCCAGCGACCTGCGGCACTTTGACCCCGAGTTTACCGAAGAGCCGGTCCCCAACTCCATCGGTCGGTCGCCCGACAGCATCCTCCTCACAGCCAGCGTCAAGGAAGCGGCCGAGGCCTTCCTGGGCTTTTCCTACGCACCTCCCGTGGACTCTTTCCTCTGA
- the SGK1 gene encoding serine/threonine-protein kinase Sgk1 isoform X2 has translation MGEMQGALARARLESLLRPRHKKRAEAQKRSESFLLTGLAFMKQRRMGLNDFIQKIANNSYACKHPEVQSILKISQPQEPELMNANPSPPPSPSQQINLGPSSNPHAKPSDFHFLKVIGKGSFGKVLLARHKAEEAFYAVKVLQKKAILKKKEEKHIMSERNVLLKNVKHPFLVGLHFSFQTADKLYFVLDYINGGELFYHLQRERCFLEPRARFYAAEIASALGYLHSLNIVYRDLKPENILLDSQGHIVLTDFGLCKENIEHNSTTSTFCGTPEYLAPEVLHKQPYDRTVDWWCLGAVLYEMLYGLPPFYSRNTAEMYDNILNKPLQLKPNITNSARHVLEGLLQKDRTKRLGAKDDFMEIKNHVFFSLINWDDLINKKITPPFNPNVSGPSDLRHFDPEFTEEPVPNSIGRSPDSILLTASVKEAAEAFLGFSYAPPVDSFL, from the exons ATGGGGGAGATGCAGGGCGCGCTGGCCAGGGCCCGGCTCGAGTCCCTGCTCCGGCCGCGGCACAAAAAGAGGGCCGAGGCGCAGAAACGGAGCGAGTCCTTCTTGCTGACCGGACTGG CTTTCATGAAACAGAGAAGGATGGGCCTGAACGACTTTATTCAGAAGATTGCCAATAACTCCTATGCATGCAAACA CCCTGAAGTTCAGTCCATTTTGAAAATCTCCCAACCTCAGGAGCCTGAGCTCATGAATGCCAACCCTTCTCCTCCA CCAAGTCCTTCTCAGCAAATTAACCTGGGCCCATCATCCAATCCTCATGCTAAACCATCTGACTTTCACTTCTTGAAAGTGATCGGGAAGGGCAGTTTTGGAAAG GTTCTCCTGGCAAGACACAAAGCCGAAGAAGCATTCTATGCAGTCAAAGTTTTACAGAAGAAAGCGATCCTGAAAAAGAAGGAG GAAAAGCATATTATGTCGGAGCGGAATGTTCTCCTGAAGAACGTGAAACACCCTTTCCTGGTGGGCCTTCACTTCTCTTTCCAGACGGCTGACAAACTGTACTTTGTCCTAGACTACATTAACGGTGGAGAG TTGTTCTACCATCTCCAGAGGGAGCGATGCTTCCTGGAACCACGGGCTCGGTTCTATGCTGCTGAAATAGCCAGTGCCTTGGGTTACCTGCACTCTCTGAACATCGTTTATAG agactTAAAGCCAGAGAATATTTTGCTGGATTCACAGGGACACATTGTCCTTACTGACTTTGGACTCTGCAAGGAGAACATTGAACACAATAGCACGACGTCCACCTTCTGCGGCACACCCGAG TATCTTGCACCTGAGGTGCTTCATAAGCAGCCTTATGATAGGACCGTGGACTGGTGGTGTCTGGGGGCCGTCTTATATGAGATGCTGTATGGCCTG CCTCCCTTTTATAGCCGAAACACAGCTGAGATGTACGACAACATTCTGAACAAACCCCTCCAGTTGAAGCCAAATATTACAAATTCTGCAAGACACGTCCTGGAGGGCCTCCTGCAGAAGGACAGGACGAAGAGGCTTGGTGCCAAGGATGACTTT ATGGAGATTAAGAATCACGTCTTCTTCTCCCTAATTAACTGGGATGATCTCATTAATAAGAAGATTACTCCCCCTTTTAACCCAAATGTG AGTGGACCCAGCGACCTGCGGCACTTTGACCCCGAGTTTACCGAAGAGCCGGTCCCCAACTCCATCGGTCGGTCGCCCGACAGCATCCTCCTCACAGCCAGCGTCAAGGAAGCGGCCGAGGCCTTCCTGGGCTTTTCCTACGCACCTCCCGTGGACTCTTTCCTCTGA
- the SGK1 gene encoding serine/threonine-protein kinase Sgk1 isoform X4 — translation MPGRPTPHRPRITPAFMKQRRMGLNDFIQKIANNSYACKHPEVQSILKISQPQEPELMNANPSPPPSPSQQINLGPSSNPHAKPSDFHFLKVIGKGSFGKVLLARHKAEEAFYAVKVLQKKAILKKKEEKHIMSERNVLLKNVKHPFLVGLHFSFQTADKLYFVLDYINGGELFYHLQRERCFLEPRARFYAAEIASALGYLHSLNIVYRDLKPENILLDSQGHIVLTDFGLCKENIEHNSTTSTFCGTPEYLAPEVLHKQPYDRTVDWWCLGAVLYEMLYGLPPFYSRNTAEMYDNILNKPLQLKPNITNSARHVLEGLLQKDRTKRLGAKDDFMEIKNHVFFSLINWDDLINKKITPPFNPNVSGPSDLRHFDPEFTEEPVPNSIGRSPDSILLTASVKEAAEAFLGFSYAPPVDSFL, via the exons ATGCCTGGGAGGCCGACTCCGCACCGCCCCAGGATCACGCCAG CTTTCATGAAACAGAGAAGGATGGGCCTGAACGACTTTATTCAGAAGATTGCCAATAACTCCTATGCATGCAAACA CCCTGAAGTTCAGTCCATTTTGAAAATCTCCCAACCTCAGGAGCCTGAGCTCATGAATGCCAACCCTTCTCCTCCA CCAAGTCCTTCTCAGCAAATTAACCTGGGCCCATCATCCAATCCTCATGCTAAACCATCTGACTTTCACTTCTTGAAAGTGATCGGGAAGGGCAGTTTTGGAAAG GTTCTCCTGGCAAGACACAAAGCCGAAGAAGCATTCTATGCAGTCAAAGTTTTACAGAAGAAAGCGATCCTGAAAAAGAAGGAG GAAAAGCATATTATGTCGGAGCGGAATGTTCTCCTGAAGAACGTGAAACACCCTTTCCTGGTGGGCCTTCACTTCTCTTTCCAGACGGCTGACAAACTGTACTTTGTCCTAGACTACATTAACGGTGGAGAG TTGTTCTACCATCTCCAGAGGGAGCGATGCTTCCTGGAACCACGGGCTCGGTTCTATGCTGCTGAAATAGCCAGTGCCTTGGGTTACCTGCACTCTCTGAACATCGTTTATAG agactTAAAGCCAGAGAATATTTTGCTGGATTCACAGGGACACATTGTCCTTACTGACTTTGGACTCTGCAAGGAGAACATTGAACACAATAGCACGACGTCCACCTTCTGCGGCACACCCGAG TATCTTGCACCTGAGGTGCTTCATAAGCAGCCTTATGATAGGACCGTGGACTGGTGGTGTCTGGGGGCCGTCTTATATGAGATGCTGTATGGCCTG CCTCCCTTTTATAGCCGAAACACAGCTGAGATGTACGACAACATTCTGAACAAACCCCTCCAGTTGAAGCCAAATATTACAAATTCTGCAAGACACGTCCTGGAGGGCCTCCTGCAGAAGGACAGGACGAAGAGGCTTGGTGCCAAGGATGACTTT ATGGAGATTAAGAATCACGTCTTCTTCTCCCTAATTAACTGGGATGATCTCATTAATAAGAAGATTACTCCCCCTTTTAACCCAAATGTG AGTGGACCCAGCGACCTGCGGCACTTTGACCCCGAGTTTACCGAAGAGCCGGTCCCCAACTCCATCGGTCGGTCGCCCGACAGCATCCTCCTCACAGCCAGCGTCAAGGAAGCGGCCGAGGCCTTCCTGGGCTTTTCCTACGCACCTCCCGTGGACTCTTTCCTCTGA
- the SGK1 gene encoding serine/threonine-protein kinase Sgk1 isoform X3, translating to MTVKTDAARDTLTYSRMRGMVAILIAFMKQRRMGLNDFIQKIANNSYACKHPEVQSILKISQPQEPELMNANPSPPPSPSQQINLGPSSNPHAKPSDFHFLKVIGKGSFGKVLLARHKAEEAFYAVKVLQKKAILKKKEEKHIMSERNVLLKNVKHPFLVGLHFSFQTADKLYFVLDYINGGELFYHLQRERCFLEPRARFYAAEIASALGYLHSLNIVYRDLKPENILLDSQGHIVLTDFGLCKENIEHNSTTSTFCGTPEYLAPEVLHKQPYDRTVDWWCLGAVLYEMLYGLPPFYSRNTAEMYDNILNKPLQLKPNITNSARHVLEGLLQKDRTKRLGAKDDFMEIKNHVFFSLINWDDLINKKITPPFNPNVSGPSDLRHFDPEFTEEPVPNSIGRSPDSILLTASVKEAAEAFLGFSYAPPVDSFL from the exons ATGACGGTGAAAACCGACGCTGCTAGGGACACCCTCACCTACTCCAGAATGAGGGGCATGGTAGCAATTCTCATCG CTTTCATGAAACAGAGAAGGATGGGCCTGAACGACTTTATTCAGAAGATTGCCAATAACTCCTATGCATGCAAACA CCCTGAAGTTCAGTCCATTTTGAAAATCTCCCAACCTCAGGAGCCTGAGCTCATGAATGCCAACCCTTCTCCTCCA CCAAGTCCTTCTCAGCAAATTAACCTGGGCCCATCATCCAATCCTCATGCTAAACCATCTGACTTTCACTTCTTGAAAGTGATCGGGAAGGGCAGTTTTGGAAAG GTTCTCCTGGCAAGACACAAAGCCGAAGAAGCATTCTATGCAGTCAAAGTTTTACAGAAGAAAGCGATCCTGAAAAAGAAGGAG GAAAAGCATATTATGTCGGAGCGGAATGTTCTCCTGAAGAACGTGAAACACCCTTTCCTGGTGGGCCTTCACTTCTCTTTCCAGACGGCTGACAAACTGTACTTTGTCCTAGACTACATTAACGGTGGAGAG TTGTTCTACCATCTCCAGAGGGAGCGATGCTTCCTGGAACCACGGGCTCGGTTCTATGCTGCTGAAATAGCCAGTGCCTTGGGTTACCTGCACTCTCTGAACATCGTTTATAG agactTAAAGCCAGAGAATATTTTGCTGGATTCACAGGGACACATTGTCCTTACTGACTTTGGACTCTGCAAGGAGAACATTGAACACAATAGCACGACGTCCACCTTCTGCGGCACACCCGAG TATCTTGCACCTGAGGTGCTTCATAAGCAGCCTTATGATAGGACCGTGGACTGGTGGTGTCTGGGGGCCGTCTTATATGAGATGCTGTATGGCCTG CCTCCCTTTTATAGCCGAAACACAGCTGAGATGTACGACAACATTCTGAACAAACCCCTCCAGTTGAAGCCAAATATTACAAATTCTGCAAGACACGTCCTGGAGGGCCTCCTGCAGAAGGACAGGACGAAGAGGCTTGGTGCCAAGGATGACTTT ATGGAGATTAAGAATCACGTCTTCTTCTCCCTAATTAACTGGGATGATCTCATTAATAAGAAGATTACTCCCCCTTTTAACCCAAATGTG AGTGGACCCAGCGACCTGCGGCACTTTGACCCCGAGTTTACCGAAGAGCCGGTCCCCAACTCCATCGGTCGGTCGCCCGACAGCATCCTCCTCACAGCCAGCGTCAAGGAAGCGGCCGAGGCCTTCCTGGGCTTTTCCTACGCACCTCCCGTGGACTCTTTCCTCTGA